The following coding sequences lie in one Sedimentibacter sp. MB35-C1 genomic window:
- a CDS encoding BCCT family transporter, translated as MNDINKKNNKVFYISLIFSTSIVLWGIIGQTSFASAANSLLHFLSKYFGWSYLLSMLIFVIFAVALAFSKYGNIKLGADDSKPEYSTASWFAMLFGAGMGIGLVFWGTAEPISHFVKPLGDIAPGSLEASDFAIKTSFMHWGFHPWANYSIIGLALAYFQFRKNKPGLISSIFIPLLGEKRVQGPIGNLIDILAVFATVSGVATSLGLGTLQINSGLNYLFNIPETPVVQIIIISVITVLFIWTAVTGIDKGIKTLGDINLYLAFGLLSLVIIVGPTLGIINNMTNGLGLYLNDFLKDSLGISAFGDNSWLEGWRIFYWAWWIAWAPFVGSFIARISKGRTIKEFVGGVIVAPALASIVWFSAFGSLGLNLIDKVGVEGIAVMTEAPETALFQVLKYYPLGNILSLVTVALLCTFFITSANSATFVLGMLTSEGNLNPNRNRKVLWGLIQSFLATALLLSGGLQALQTASVAAAFPFIFVMLFAMVSLMKALKTEI; from the coding sequence ATGAATGATATAAATAAAAAAAATAATAAAGTGTTTTACATATCTCTCATTTTTTCAACATCAATAGTATTATGGGGAATTATAGGACAAACGAGCTTTGCCAGTGCTGCAAATTCTTTGCTGCACTTCCTTTCAAAATACTTCGGGTGGTCATACTTATTGTCAATGTTGATATTCGTAATTTTTGCTGTTGCTCTGGCATTCAGCAAGTATGGAAATATAAAACTTGGTGCTGATGACTCAAAACCCGAGTATAGTACAGCGTCATGGTTTGCCATGCTGTTTGGAGCTGGAATGGGTATTGGATTGGTATTCTGGGGTACAGCAGAACCAATATCTCATTTTGTGAAGCCTCTGGGAGATATAGCCCCCGGAAGTTTAGAGGCATCTGACTTTGCAATAAAAACCTCTTTTATGCATTGGGGTTTTCATCCATGGGCTAATTACAGCATCATAGGTCTAGCTCTCGCTTATTTTCAGTTCAGGAAAAATAAGCCGGGACTTATCAGTAGCATATTTATTCCACTTCTAGGAGAAAAAAGGGTTCAAGGTCCAATAGGAAACCTTATAGATATTTTAGCAGTTTTTGCTACAGTATCAGGTGTTGCAACGTCTTTGGGGCTAGGAACCTTACAGATAAACAGTGGATTAAACTATCTTTTTAACATTCCAGAAACACCAGTAGTTCAAATAATAATAATATCAGTTATCACTGTATTGTTTATCTGGACTGCTGTAACAGGTATTGATAAAGGAATTAAGACATTGGGAGATATAAATTTATACCTTGCGTTTGGGTTGCTTTCATTGGTTATAATTGTTGGGCCAACGCTGGGAATAATAAACAACATGACTAACGGCCTGGGATTATACTTAAATGATTTCCTGAAAGACAGCCTTGGAATAAGTGCATTCGGCGACAATTCATGGCTTGAAGGGTGGAGAATATTCTACTGGGCATGGTGGATTGCATGGGCTCCTTTTGTAGGAAGCTTTATCGCCAGAATATCAAAAGGAAGAACTATAAAAGAATTTGTAGGCGGGGTTATAGTAGCTCCGGCACTTGCATCAATAGTATGGTTTTCAGCCTTTGGAAGCCTTGGACTGAATTTAATTGATAAGGTTGGGGTTGAAGGTATTGCAGTTATGACCGAAGCTCCTGAAACAGCTTTGTTTCAAGTATTAAAATACTATCCTCTTGGAAACATATTGTCACTAGTTACAGTTGCATTGTTATGTACATTCTTTATAACATCTGCTAACTCTGCAACATTTGTACTTGGCATGTTAACGTCTGAAGGAAATTTGAATCCAAATAGAAATAGAAAAGTTCTGTGGGGATTAATTCAGTCATTCCTTGCAACTGCATTACTGCTTTCAGGAGGATTGCAAGCGTTACAGACAGCTTCAGTCGCAGCAGCATTCCCATTTATTTTTGTAATGCTTTTTGCAATGGTTTCTCTAATGAAAGCTTTAAAAACGGAAATATAA
- a CDS encoding TetR/AcrR family transcriptional regulator: MDKNIKKKRMMTYFIDATDEIIKNEGIEYVTIRKVASNAGYNSATIYNYFKNLDHLILFSSLKYLNDYTAALPKYLMNAHNSAERFLKVWECFCYFSFKNPEIYHSIFFARLNDDHKEVVKEYYNLFPDDLGIHSEDATTEMLLKYNIYERDMILVSECVKEGLIRAEDMESMNEMATMIYEGILLKVLNGKIDPEYALEKTMKYIVHITDSFLIK, translated from the coding sequence ATGGACAAAAATATTAAGAAAAAAAGGATGATGACGTATTTTATAGATGCGACAGATGAAATAATTAAGAATGAAGGAATTGAATATGTTACCATAAGAAAGGTTGCAAGCAATGCAGGATACAACAGTGCTACAATTTACAATTACTTTAAGAATTTGGATCATTTGATTTTGTTTTCTTCTCTGAAATATTTAAATGATTATACAGCGGCTCTTCCAAAATATTTGATGAATGCCCACAATTCTGCAGAAAGGTTTCTAAAGGTATGGGAGTGTTTTTGCTATTTTTCTTTTAAGAATCCGGAAATATATCATTCAATATTTTTTGCAAGGTTAAACGATGATCATAAAGAAGTGGTAAAGGAATACTATAATTTATTTCCTGACGATCTCGGAATACATTCCGAAGATGCTACAACTGAGATGCTCTTAAAATATAATATTTATGAAAGAGATATGATTCTGGTTAGTGAGTGCGTCAAAGAAGGGTTGATAAGAGCTGAAGATATGGAATCGATGAATGAAATGGCAACTATGATATATGAAGGAATACTGTTGAAGGTTTTAAACGGAAAAATTGATCCTGAGTATGCTTTGGAAAAAACTATGAAATACATTGTACATATTACGGATTCATTTTTAATAAAGTAA
- a CDS encoding glycine/sarcosine/betaine reductase component B subunit produces MKLELGNFYVKDIVFGSETSFKDGLLTISKEEALKVVKEDAHITEAELYIAKPGDKIRIVPVKEAIEPRTRIGGGPVFPGVTGDLMQAGNGKTLALKNCSVLAVGKHWGGFQDGLIDMSGEGAKYTYYSQLNNIVLVADTDEDFEKNEQQKKNKALRWAGMRLAEYVGSCVKDLVPEETEVFELDSMTKRTGNVNDLPSVVLVLQLQSQMEALGYNDLVYGWDANRMLPTLMHPNEILDGAVISGSFMPCSSKWSTYDIQNFPVIRRLYKEHGKTINFLGIITSNLNVAMEQKERSALFVAQIAKTIGAESAIVAEEGYGNPDADFIACIVALEDAGVKTVGLTPECTGRDGKSQPLVTLDEKADAIVSAGDVSQLIELPPMETVLGELDALKRDGLAGGWAVDEILGPSVREDGSIIMENNSMFCGDQVVGWSPKTVKEF; encoded by the coding sequence ATGAAACTCGAATTAGGTAATTTTTATGTCAAAGACATCGTCTTTGGAAGTGAAACATCCTTTAAAGACGGCCTTTTAACAATCAGTAAAGAAGAAGCATTGAAGGTTGTTAAAGAGGACGCACACATAACAGAAGCAGAATTGTACATAGCAAAACCAGGCGATAAAATCAGAATAGTACCTGTTAAGGAAGCAATCGAACCAAGGACAAGAATAGGTGGCGGTCCTGTTTTCCCTGGAGTTACAGGGGATTTAATGCAAGCAGGGAACGGAAAAACATTGGCATTAAAAAACTGCAGTGTGCTAGCTGTAGGCAAGCACTGGGGAGGATTCCAGGACGGACTTATTGATATGAGCGGTGAAGGCGCCAAGTACACCTACTATTCTCAATTGAACAACATTGTTTTAGTTGCTGATACTGATGAAGACTTCGAAAAAAATGAGCAGCAAAAGAAAAACAAAGCGCTCAGATGGGCAGGTATGAGACTTGCTGAGTATGTAGGCTCATGCGTTAAAGATTTAGTTCCTGAAGAAACAGAAGTATTTGAGCTTGATTCTATGACAAAAAGAACAGGCAATGTAAACGATTTGCCTTCTGTTGTTTTGGTTCTTCAACTTCAATCACAGATGGAAGCATTAGGCTACAATGATTTGGTATATGGATGGGACGCCAACAGAATGCTGCCTACTTTAATGCACCCAAATGAAATTTTGGACGGAGCAGTTATTTCTGGAAGCTTTATGCCTTGTTCATCTAAATGGTCTACGTATGATATTCAAAATTTCCCTGTAATAAGAAGATTATACAAGGAACATGGCAAAACAATTAATTTCCTTGGAATCATCACATCAAACTTAAATGTTGCAATGGAGCAAAAAGAAAGATCAGCTCTGTTTGTAGCTCAAATTGCAAAAACAATCGGTGCTGAAAGCGCTATCGTTGCAGAGGAAGGATACGGAAATCCTGATGCTGACTTCATTGCATGCATAGTTGCGCTTGAAGATGCTGGTGTTAAGACAGTCGGCCTTACACCTGAATGCACAGGAAGAGACGGAAAATCACAGCCGTTGGTTACTCTGGATGAAAAAGCTGATGCAATCGTATCAGCAGGAGATGTTTCTCAGTTGATTGAACTTCCTCCTATGGAAACAGTTCTTGGAGAACTGGATGCACTGAAGAGGGACGGACTTGCCGGAGGATGGGCTGTAGATGAAATTCTTGGACCATCAGTTAGAGAAGACGGTTCTATAATAATGGAAAACAATTCTATGTTCTGCGGAGACCAGGTAGTCGGATGGTCACCTAAGACAGTAAAAGAATTTTAG
- the grdH gene encoding betaine reductase selenoprotein B: MKKAILYINQFFGQIGGEDKADFAPEIREGLVGPALELQKKLGDDVKVTHTIICGDNFMGSNTEEAVKTILGFLKDKEFDIFFAGPAFRAGRYGSACGHIGKAVLNEFKVPVISSMNEENPGVEMFRKDIYIFKGGASAAAMRKDVAKMAAFGKKILDGEELFPAEKEGYYGRGVRSVTWTTPPVYAADRAVDMLIKKVNGEPFATELPIPPKDTVEIAPPIKDLSKATIAIVTSGGIVPVDNPDRIQSASATRWGRYNIAGMDKLESGEFKTIHAGFDPEVANGNPNVIVPLDVLRVYEKEGKIGKLHDYFYSTVGTGTTQGEAARMAKEMIVYLQKEHVDGVIMVSTUGTCTRCGATMVKEIERAGFPVVQMCNLVPVAKTVGANKIVPTFSIPYPLGDPSRSKEEQWKMSYHRVGVALDALTTDVADQTVFKVQI; encoded by the coding sequence ATGAAAAAGGCAATTCTTTATATAAATCAGTTTTTTGGTCAGATAGGCGGAGAAGACAAGGCAGATTTCGCTCCTGAAATAAGAGAGGGACTTGTAGGTCCGGCTTTAGAGCTGCAGAAAAAATTGGGAGATGATGTAAAAGTAACCCACACAATAATTTGCGGCGATAATTTCATGGGATCTAACACAGAGGAAGCTGTTAAAACTATCTTAGGTTTCTTAAAAGACAAAGAGTTTGACATATTCTTTGCAGGACCAGCATTTAGAGCAGGAAGGTACGGTAGTGCATGCGGTCATATAGGAAAAGCAGTTTTAAATGAGTTCAAAGTGCCTGTTATTTCTTCAATGAACGAAGAAAACCCTGGAGTTGAAATGTTCCGTAAGGATATATATATTTTCAAGGGCGGCGCTAGTGCAGCTGCAATGAGAAAAGATGTTGCGAAAATGGCAGCTTTCGGCAAGAAAATACTAGACGGCGAAGAGCTCTTTCCAGCAGAAAAAGAAGGATATTACGGAAGAGGTGTAAGAAGTGTAACATGGACCACCCCTCCTGTATATGCAGCTGACAGAGCTGTTGACATGCTTATTAAAAAAGTAAACGGCGAACCATTTGCAACAGAACTTCCAATCCCACCGAAGGACACTGTTGAAATTGCTCCTCCTATTAAAGATTTATCAAAAGCAACAATAGCAATAGTTACTTCTGGTGGAATTGTGCCTGTTGATAATCCTGACAGAATACAGTCTGCTTCAGCTACAAGATGGGGAAGATACAATATTGCAGGTATGGATAAATTGGAAAGCGGCGAATTTAAAACTATACATGCTGGATTTGACCCTGAAGTTGCAAACGGAAATCCAAACGTTATAGTACCTCTTGATGTATTGAGAGTTTATGAAAAAGAAGGAAAAATAGGAAAACTTCATGATTATTTCTATTCAACAGTCGGTACCGGAACTACTCAGGGAGAGGCTGCAAGAATGGCAAAAGAAATGATTGTTTATCTGCAAAAAGAACACGTTGACGGAGTTATAATGGTATCAACCTGAGGCACCTGTACACGTTGCGGTGCAACGATGGTAAAAGAAATAGAACGAGCAGGATTTCCTGTTGTTCAGATGTGCAATCTTGTTCCTGTTGCTAAAACAGTGGGAGCGAACAAAATAGTTCCTACATTCTCTATCCCTTACCCGCTTGGAGACCCTTCTAGAAGTAAGGAAGAGCAATGGAAAATGAGCTATCATAGAGTTGGCGTTGCTTTAGATGCTTTGACAACTGATGTTGCAGATCAAACTGTATTCAAGGTTCAAATATAA